A single window of Caldimicrobium thiodismutans DNA harbors:
- a CDS encoding FliH/SctL family protein: protein MSKIIKAEKLCAHDFIQPKVDLNEEDTFCPFLSPPEEYELKNKKEDSSKSLSLEEQFKLAQEQGFKRGYEEGFQKGKEEGFKRGLEEGLKEAEKKIEEEKERLRKKNEEEIQKERESFFQFLNKLDKEFHETVLNLDREILKLALDIVQKLLLKTIEVDKEPLLRIIKEALKYLAEGSEVWIKVNPQDLTFLKERILELPKGYRINFIPDETVSMGGVFIESKMGVIDATFEKRWQKLLEALWNEDTVNQKNISQA, encoded by the coding sequence TTGTCTAAGATTATCAAAGCTGAAAAACTTTGTGCCCACGATTTTATCCAGCCCAAGGTAGATTTAAATGAAGAGGATACCTTTTGTCCCTTTTTATCCCCTCCTGAAGAATATGAGCTCAAAAACAAAAAGGAAGATTCCTCAAAGAGCTTGAGCTTGGAAGAACAATTTAAACTTGCTCAAGAACAGGGCTTTAAGAGGGGTTATGAAGAAGGCTTCCAAAAAGGAAAAGAGGAAGGATTTAAAAGAGGTCTTGAAGAGGGACTAAAGGAGGCTGAAAAAAAGATTGAGGAAGAAAAGGAAAGACTCCGTAAGAAAAATGAAGAGGAAATACAAAAAGAGAGGGAAAGTTTTTTTCAATTTCTAAACAAGCTGGATAAAGAATTCCATGAGACAGTGCTTAATCTTGATAGAGAGATCCTCAAGCTTGCCTTAGATATTGTCCAGAAACTCCTTTTAAAGACAATTGAAGTGGATAAAGAGCCTCTTCTGAGGATAATAAAAGAGGCTCTTAAGTATCTTGCTGAAGGGTCAGAGGTCTGGATAAAAGTTAATCCCCAGGATCTTACCTTTTTGAAGGAGCGGATTTTAGAGCTACCCAAAGGATATCGCATAAACTTTATTCCTGATGAGACAGTATCAATGGGAGGAGTTTTTATAGAAAGTAAAATGGGAGTCATTGATGCTACCTTTGAGAAGAGGTGGCAAAAGCTCCTTGAGGCCTTATGGAATGAAGATACAGTCAACCAAAAAAATATATCGCAAGCTTGA
- a CDS encoding FliI/YscN family ATPase: MKIQSTKKIYRKLEEFFPFEVYGFITKVQGLTLESSGPLLKVGDLCRVVGREVETLAEVVGFHNERLILTALKDLRGLEVGAKVIPLGTSNAPVGESFKGRVVNALGEPLDEKERPLPADYYPLYGEPLRPLERERITQVLDVGVKAINALLTVGAGQRVAIMAGSGVGKSTLLGMIARYTRADLNVIALIGERGREVREFLERDLGEEGLKRSVVVVSTSDESPALRIRAAYYATALAEYFRDQGLNVLLLMDSLTRFCMAGREIGLASGEPPTARGYTPSVFALLPRLLERIGPKVKGGSITGIYTVLVEGDDMNDPIADAVRSIVDGHIVLSRDLTQEGHYPPIDILASISRVMKDIVSKDQLKLAQEVISILATYRRAEDLINIGAYVKGSNPEIDRALGLYPKIKAFLKQEIEEGFSFEKSLELLRSALGD, encoded by the coding sequence ATGAAGATACAGTCAACCAAAAAAATATATCGCAAGCTTGAAGAATTTTTTCCCTTTGAGGTTTACGGATTTATCACCAAGGTTCAGGGTCTAACCCTTGAGAGTTCTGGTCCCCTTTTAAAGGTAGGGGATCTTTGCAGGGTTGTTGGTAGAGAAGTAGAGACCTTGGCTGAGGTGGTTGGCTTTCACAATGAAAGACTTATTCTTACCGCTCTGAAGGATTTGAGAGGCCTTGAAGTTGGAGCTAAGGTTATCCCTCTTGGGACTTCCAATGCGCCGGTTGGTGAATCTTTTAAGGGTAGAGTAGTCAATGCCTTAGGAGAGCCTTTAGATGAGAAGGAAAGACCTTTACCTGCTGATTACTATCCCCTTTATGGAGAGCCTTTAAGACCCTTAGAAAGGGAGAGAATAACTCAGGTTTTAGATGTAGGTGTTAAGGCTATAAATGCCCTTCTAACTGTCGGAGCTGGTCAAAGAGTTGCCATTATGGCTGGTTCAGGAGTGGGTAAAAGCACTCTTCTTGGGATGATAGCCCGTTATACCCGGGCAGATCTTAATGTGATTGCCCTAATAGGAGAAAGAGGGAGAGAGGTCAGAGAATTTTTGGAAAGAGATTTAGGAGAGGAGGGGCTAAAAAGGTCAGTAGTTGTAGTATCTACTTCTGATGAAAGTCCGGCCCTCAGGATCAGAGCAGCTTATTATGCCACCGCTTTAGCAGAATATTTTAGAGATCAGGGCCTGAATGTTTTACTTCTTATGGATTCCCTTACCCGTTTTTGTATGGCTGGAAGGGAAATAGGTCTTGCAAGTGGCGAGCCCCCTACAGCCAGAGGATATACCCCCTCTGTTTTTGCTTTACTTCCAAGGCTTCTTGAAAGGATAGGCCCCAAAGTCAAGGGAGGATCAATTACAGGAATTTATACAGTCCTTGTGGAAGGGGATGATATGAATGACCCCATTGCTGATGCGGTAAGAAGTATTGTAGATGGCCATATTGTCCTGAGTAGAGACCTTACCCAAGAAGGCCACTATCCCCCCATTGATATTCTGGCCAGTATTTCAAGGGTTATGAAGGACATAGTTTCTAAGGATCAATTAAAACTTGCTCAGGAGGTTATAAGTATTCTGGCTACCTATCGTAGAGCTGAAGACTTGATAAATATCGGAGCCTATGTGAAGGGTTCAAATCCAGAGATTGACAGGGCCCTGGGGCTTTATCCAAAAATAAAAGCTTTCCTCAAGCAGGAGATTGAAGAGGGGTTTTCCTTTGAGAAATCCCTTGAACTTTTAAGGAGTGCCTTAGGGGATTAA
- a CDS encoding flagellar export protein FliJ produces the protein MSRKLKILRLLSWYKSLQEEQNKLRVYNAKLNLQKLLEEKEILDEEYGECYKYLKEQRSFSGEELRSWFGYLERLIEFRQISDKKVEMQKGILSELQEELKRKNQEKRLMERLTEKTQRQLDLEEMKKEWKDLDDLILMRRGRSLD, from the coding sequence ATGAGTAGAAAACTCAAGATTTTAAGGCTTTTATCTTGGTATAAAAGCTTGCAAGAAGAACAGAATAAGCTCAGGGTCTATAATGCTAAGTTGAATCTTCAGAAACTTCTTGAAGAAAAAGAAATCCTTGACGAGGAATATGGAGAATGTTATAAATATCTCAAAGAACAAAGGTCCTTTAGTGGAGAGGAGTTGCGGAGTTGGTTTGGCTATTTGGAAAGACTTATAGAGTTTCGCCAAATATCCGATAAAAAGGTAGAGATGCAAAAGGGTATTTTAAGTGAGCTTCAGGAGGAATTAAAGAGAAAGAATCAGGAAAAGAGACTTATGGAGAGGCTTACAGAAAAGACTCAAAGGCAACTTGACCTTGAGGAGATGAAGAAGGAATGGAAGGATCTGGATGATTTAATTTTAATGCGCAGAGGCAGGAGTCTTGATTAA
- a CDS encoding MotE family protein has translation MIKGKTLFRAIVAIFLVKFSLGLIYIFSELPLLSAKEAQPNYTCPPEISESLYFERERLLQKERALESRERELKLLEKRIEEQMNALNQLSSEVEEKLNRISAIQDERVKLLVKAYSEMRPAKAAQLLINMDKEMAVKILSQLKSNQVASILSAMPPEKAATLAEALSGYPPKEY, from the coding sequence TTGATTAAAGGAAAAACCCTTTTTAGAGCCATAGTTGCTATTTTTCTGGTTAAATTTTCCCTTGGACTTATCTATATTTTTTCAGAACTGCCCTTGCTTTCAGCTAAGGAGGCGCAACCAAATTATACCTGCCCTCCTGAGATTTCAGAATCTCTTTATTTTGAGAGGGAAAGACTTTTACAGAAAGAAAGAGCTCTTGAGAGTAGGGAAAGGGAGCTCAAACTTTTGGAGAAGCGCATTGAGGAGCAGATGAATGCCCTGAATCAGCTTTCCTCCGAGGTTGAGGAAAAGCTCAATAGGATTTCTGCTATCCAGGATGAGCGTGTAAAACTGTTGGTTAAGGCCTATTCTGAGATGAGGCCAGCCAAGGCTGCCCAGCTTCTTATAAATATGGATAAGGAAATGGCTGTCAAGATTCTGAGTCAGTTAAAAAGTAATCAAGTAGCCAGCATCTTAAGTGCTATGCCTCCTGAAAAGGCAGCTACTCTTGCTGAGGCTCTTTCAGGATATCCTCCGAAAGAATATTAG
- the tatC gene encoding twin-arginine translocase subunit TatC, with protein MNRSFLVKSLKLLLNFFKRKGFIILPLAGVLYLTIFWYAPDILAYLEKKYQQKFVFFTITEPLISLLKFSLTLFIILLFPVFYFGLLSILDSFLSLKKRFLALFYLLGILFFYGGILFAYFITLPYGIKFLISFKTETLEPSIALYHFVNFFSFFLLAFGFIFELPLLLSLLTLLKILKPNKVTKYRKEIFFFIVVFSAIITPTPDAINMSLLALPLYGLFEFGLFLGRFLEKTNILSEDILKEPQQE; from the coding sequence ATGAATCGCTCTTTTTTAGTTAAAAGCTTAAAACTCCTCCTTAACTTTTTTAAAAGAAAGGGATTCATTATCCTTCCTCTGGCAGGGGTCCTTTATCTCACAATTTTCTGGTATGCCCCGGATATTTTAGCTTATCTTGAGAAAAAGTATCAGCAAAAATTTGTTTTCTTTACTATCACAGAACCTCTCATTTCTCTCTTAAAATTCTCATTGACCCTGTTTATAATTCTCCTCTTTCCTGTTTTTTATTTTGGATTACTCTCAATTCTTGATTCCTTTCTATCACTAAAAAAAAGATTCTTAGCCCTTTTTTACCTCCTGGGGATACTTTTCTTTTATGGAGGAATACTTTTTGCTTATTTTATAACCCTACCCTATGGAATTAAATTTTTAATCTCCTTTAAAACGGAAACCTTAGAGCCTTCCATAGCCCTCTATCACTTTGTTAACTTTTTTAGTTTCTTTCTCCTTGCCTTTGGTTTTATCTTTGAACTTCCCCTGCTTCTTTCTCTTCTTACCTTGCTTAAAATTTTAAAACCGAATAAAGTTACTAAATATCGGAAGGAAATATTTTTTTTCATTGTGGTATTTTCAGCTATAATTACTCCCACACCGGATGCTATCAATATGAGCTTATTAGCCCTTCCCCTCTATGGGCTTTTTGAATTTGGTCTTTTCTTAGGGAGATTTTTAGAGAAAACTAATATTCTTTCGGAGGATATCCTGAAAGAGCCTCAGCAAGAGTAG
- a CDS encoding phosphoribosylformylglycinamidine synthase subunit PurQ — translation MTKVKVLVLWGYGINCEQETNFVFQKVGAHSEIVHLSEIFSGEKSLKDYHILCFPGGFLDGDHLGSAQACSHRFRYLKIQGKTSLWDELMDFLSRGGLILGICNGFQLLVKMGLLPGGTYLGQRKCTLTYNDSSRFEDRWVLLKVNPKSPCIFLKGLTEIYLPVRHGEGKFIPESSSLMEELKKHGQIALQYIHPYTKEPTLEYPFNPNGSIEAVAGLTDPTGRIFGLMPHPEAFNHFTNHPRWTRLSDLKAQGLTIFENAVTFVKENVL, via the coding sequence ATGACAAAGGTCAAAGTTCTTGTTCTCTGGGGATATGGAATAAATTGTGAACAAGAGACTAATTTTGTCTTTCAAAAGGTAGGAGCTCACTCAGAGATTGTCCATCTTTCTGAGATTTTCTCTGGTGAAAAATCTCTTAAAGATTATCACATTCTTTGTTTTCCTGGCGGGTTTCTTGATGGGGATCACCTTGGGTCTGCTCAGGCCTGTTCTCATCGCTTTAGATATTTAAAAATTCAGGGGAAGACCTCCCTTTGGGATGAACTTATGGACTTTCTCTCCAGGGGTGGCCTTATCCTCGGAATCTGTAATGGTTTTCAACTTCTTGTTAAAATGGGTTTACTGCCTGGAGGCACTTATCTTGGCCAGAGAAAGTGCACTCTTACTTACAACGATTCCTCAAGATTTGAGGATAGGTGGGTCCTTTTAAAGGTTAATCCTAAGAGTCCCTGTATTTTCCTAAAGGGGCTTACAGAGATCTATCTGCCTGTTAGACATGGAGAGGGGAAATTTATTCCCGAAAGTTCATCCCTTATGGAAGAACTCAAAAAACATGGCCAGATTGCTCTTCAATACATTCATCCCTATACTAAAGAGCCTACCTTGGAGTATCCCTTTAATCCAAATGGTTCAATTGAGGCTGTAGCAGGTCTAACAGACCCTACTGGCAGAATTTTTGGCCTTATGCCACATCCTGAGGCCTTCAATCATTTCACCAATCATCCCCGCTGGACAAGACTTTCAGATCTTAAAGCCCAGGGCTTAACTATCTTCGAAAATGCAGTCACCTTTGTTAAAGAAAATGTCCTCTAA
- a CDS encoding ChaN family lipoprotein — protein MPSLFLFIFCLLFPLTLKAEFLKAQYELTLYPEKKLLQGNATFELNKEGVYEFQIQDLRIEKAKIGNETLRISEGEDRNYLKIYNFKKNATLTLTFERELPFKVSPLPQVLENYLPFPRVQLPLEISIQIQGKLPYQLILPYEEKEEKEGISVYRIKEPFSKAPPLILGSFKEKRLTLQGREFLFYLPKDFSEKLWEEWEASLKKGANKLQGTFSLLPYPRFYVFLTFERKSFPLGIFLPLPSDRATLINDLFVGLVEQILEYGLNFNDELLEGLKTYLTSYALSSDQKALRKSFLLNSAPKERAFFRLFEWINRLGEERFKKFWDFYLGRYLFNGSSNELFWRSAANYFKEPFPLLDLPFQRVSLKVKPEVKYLDNQKKYHLRLNISQEKTFRPLRLEVYLVTEKDRIFKTLYLNQKEALFDFYLEQRPLEVVLDPAYKIYRELSLQELPLGWNILKESDISIYLSQKELLPVYREFLENLRKRGAELNFGTISFSALPLKNLLFLETPPQGFHLPLPEEGIYFKILPHPNSSNHFLAFAKISSLREWRKFKPKEDSVKLATGFLFQSGKFLYNFKAELRDGLSIRLDEKEKVFGAKSSQILPLDEFFPEWLGLQALLIGETHDRYEHHRFQLEVIKGLHHYFKDLTIGLEMVQSPFQKHLDDFVEGRISEKELLERIEYYDRWRFDYRLYRDIFLYAREHKLKLLALDVPQEIVKKVAKTGFSDLTEEEKKYLPEMDLYNPAYKDFLKGIFESHRFDNSTNFESFYQAQLLRDEAMAERIFEYLKKNPERKIIVITGKGHLQYYYGIPHALKRRNFTNFKTIILGETEDFKPSLGDYWFNPAPVEYEKTLQLGVILDETSEGLKIKEVLKDSLAERSGLRAGDILLKADERTLKRISDLKIVLTFKEKGSELALTFKRENENKRIQILLK, from the coding sequence ATGCCCTCTTTATTTTTATTTATTTTTTGTCTCCTTTTTCCTTTGACTCTTAAGGCAGAATTTCTTAAGGCTCAATATGAGCTCACTCTCTATCCTGAAAAGAAGCTTTTACAGGGAAATGCTACCTTTGAACTTAACAAAGAGGGGGTTTATGAGTTTCAGATACAGGATTTAAGAATAGAAAAAGCAAAAATTGGTAATGAGACCCTGAGGATTTCTGAAGGGGAAGATAGAAATTATCTGAAGATTTATAATTTTAAGAAAAATGCCACCTTAACTTTGACTTTTGAAAGGGAACTACCTTTTAAGGTTTCTCCTTTACCACAGGTGCTTGAAAATTATCTTCCCTTTCCCAGGGTTCAACTTCCTTTGGAGATATCAATTCAAATTCAGGGTAAGCTCCCCTATCAGCTCATTTTACCTTACGAGGAAAAGGAGGAAAAAGAGGGAATAAGTGTATATCGAATAAAAGAGCCTTTTTCAAAGGCCCCTCCTTTGATTTTGGGGAGTTTTAAAGAAAAAAGGCTGACTCTTCAGGGAAGGGAATTTCTTTTTTATCTACCTAAGGATTTTTCTGAAAAGCTCTGGGAAGAGTGGGAGGCCTCTTTAAAAAAAGGTGCAAATAAGCTTCAGGGCACTTTCTCCTTACTTCCCTATCCAAGGTTTTATGTCTTTTTAACCTTTGAAAGAAAAAGTTTTCCCTTAGGGATTTTTTTACCCCTTCCTTCAGATAGAGCTACTTTAATAAACGATCTCTTTGTGGGGCTTGTTGAACAAATCCTTGAATATGGTCTAAATTTTAATGATGAACTTCTGGAAGGATTAAAGACATATTTAACTTCTTATGCCCTTTCATCAGACCAAAAGGCTCTTCGCAAGTCCTTTCTTTTAAATTCAGCTCCAAAAGAAAGGGCCTTTTTTCGTCTCTTTGAATGGATAAACAGGCTTGGGGAGGAGAGGTTTAAAAAATTTTGGGATTTTTACCTTGGAAGGTATCTTTTTAATGGATCAAGTAATGAGCTTTTTTGGAGGTCTGCTGCAAATTACTTTAAGGAACCCTTTCCTTTATTAGATTTGCCCTTTCAAAGGGTAAGCCTTAAAGTCAAACCTGAGGTTAAGTACTTAGACAACCAAAAAAAATATCACTTAAGGTTAAATATCTCTCAAGAAAAAACCTTTCGTCCTCTAAGGCTTGAGGTTTATTTAGTTACAGAAAAAGATAGGATTTTTAAGACCCTTTATTTAAACCAAAAGGAGGCCCTTTTTGATTTTTACTTAGAACAAAGGCCTCTTGAAGTAGTCCTTGATCCAGCCTATAAAATTTATCGTGAGTTGAGCCTTCAGGAGCTTCCTTTGGGCTGGAATATTTTAAAGGAGAGCGATATTTCCATTTATTTGTCTCAAAAGGAGCTTCTTCCAGTTTATAGAGAATTTTTAGAAAATTTACGGAAAAGGGGAGCTGAATTAAATTTTGGAACTATCTCTTTTTCTGCGCTACCCCTTAAAAATCTTCTTTTTTTGGAGACCCCTCCTCAAGGATTTCATCTTCCCCTTCCAGAGGAGGGAATTTATTTTAAGATTCTTCCCCATCCTAACTCATCTAATCATTTTTTGGCCTTTGCCAAGATTTCTTCCTTACGGGAATGGAGGAAATTTAAACCAAAGGAAGATAGTGTAAAATTGGCCACAGGTTTTTTATTTCAGAGTGGGAAATTTCTATATAATTTTAAAGCGGAATTAAGAGATGGCCTTTCTATCAGGCTGGATGAAAAAGAGAAAGTCTTTGGAGCGAAGAGTTCCCAAATCCTCCCTTTAGATGAATTTTTTCCTGAGTGGTTAGGGCTCCAGGCCCTTTTAATAGGGGAAACGCATGATCGCTACGAACATCATCGCTTTCAATTAGAGGTGATAAAGGGTCTCCATCACTATTTTAAAGATCTTACTATAGGTCTTGAGATGGTGCAGAGTCCTTTTCAAAAACACTTAGATGATTTTGTTGAGGGCAGGATCTCTGAAAAAGAACTTCTTGAAAGAATAGAATATTATGATCGCTGGAGATTTGATTATAGACTATATAGAGATATTTTTCTTTATGCCAGAGAACATAAGCTCAAGCTTCTTGCTTTAGATGTTCCACAGGAAATAGTAAAAAAGGTAGCCAAGACGGGCTTTTCTGATCTGACCGAAGAGGAGAAAAAATATCTTCCTGAAATGGATCTTTATAATCCTGCTTATAAAGATTTTTTGAAGGGTATTTTTGAATCACACAGATTTGATAATTCGACTAATTTTGAATCCTTTTATCAGGCACAACTTTTAAGAGATGAGGCGATGGCAGAAAGAATCTTTGAATATCTCAAAAAAAATCCGGAGAGAAAGATAATTGTAATTACTGGGAAGGGACATCTTCAGTATTATTACGGTATCCCCCATGCCCTAAAAAGGAGAAATTTTACCAATTTTAAAACTATTATTCTTGGGGAGACAGAGGACTTTAAACCCTCCTTAGGGGATTACTGGTTTAATCCAGCCCCTGTTGAATATGAAAAGACCCTTCAGCTGGGTGTAATTCTTGATGAAACCTCTGAGGGGCTTAAAATCAAGGAGGTCTTAAAAGATAGCTTAGCTGAAAGGAGTGGACTTAGGGCTGGAGATATTCTTTTAAAAGCAGATGAAAGAACTTTAAAGAGGATTAGCGATCTTAAGATAGTTCTTACCTTTAAGGAAAAAGGTTCTGAATTAGCTTTGACCTTCAAGCGGGAAAATGAAAATAAAAGAATACAAATTTTATTAAAGTAA
- a CDS encoding HU family DNA-binding protein produces the protein MNKADLVKRMAEISGTTKANAEKLLDAFMQAVEEAISKGDKVVLVGFGTFQVVKRAARSGRNPRTGEPLKIPAKKVVKFAPGKKLEDAAK, from the coding sequence ATGAACAAGGCAGATTTAGTTAAGAGAATGGCCGAAATCTCTGGAACCACCAAGGCCAATGCTGAAAAGTTATTAGATGCCTTCATGCAGGCGGTAGAAGAAGCTATTTCCAAAGGTGACAAGGTGGTCCTTGTTGGTTTTGGAACCTTTCAGGTTGTCAAAAGAGCAGCCAGAAGCGGTAGAAATCCCAGAACAGGTGAGCCTCTTAAAATTCCAGCTAAAAAGGTTGTTAAGTTTGCACCTGGGAAAAAATTAGAAGACGCAGCTAAGTAA
- the aroC gene encoding chorismate synthase gives MAGNTIGTLFRVTTFGESHGPALGAIVDGCPPGLSLSEEYIQEELEKRRPGKGKGETPRKEKDKVHLLSGVFEGLTTGTPIALIIYNEDPQSSAYEPLKEVFRPGHADFTYFMKYGIRDHRGGGRASGRETVARVAAGAVAKRILEEYNIEVHAYTINLGGISAHARDLNFIYQNRLFCPDPFAYEKMIEKIEKTSKEGDTLGGIVEILAKNVPAGLGEPVFDKLSAELAKAICSVGAVKGFEIGAGFKVAEMKGSLNNDPISSQGFLKNDAGGLLGGISSGQDLILKVAVKPIPSHRKTQRTINLLKEEIEIQIGGRHDISAIPRIVPVLSAMTRIVLADHLLRQLAVLAFRKRLPFPHFFDA, from the coding sequence ATGGCAGGGAATACAATTGGAACCCTTTTCAGGGTTACAACTTTTGGTGAATCGCATGGGCCTGCCCTTGGGGCAATAGTAGATGGTTGCCCTCCGGGTTTAAGCCTATCAGAAGAATATATTCAGGAAGAATTAGAAAAGAGAAGGCCGGGAAAGGGAAAAGGTGAAACACCTCGCAAGGAAAAAGACAAAGTTCACCTTCTTTCAGGAGTCTTTGAAGGACTAACTACCGGGACCCCCATTGCCCTTATTATCTACAATGAGGACCCTCAGAGTTCAGCTTACGAACCTCTCAAAGAGGTCTTTCGTCCAGGACATGCAGACTTTACCTACTTCATGAAATATGGAATAAGAGATCACAGGGGTGGTGGAAGAGCAAGTGGAAGAGAAACTGTGGCCAGGGTTGCAGCTGGAGCTGTTGCCAAACGGATACTTGAAGAATATAATATTGAGGTGCACGCCTATACAATAAATCTTGGAGGCATTTCCGCCCATGCACGAGATCTTAATTTTATTTACCAAAATCGCCTCTTCTGTCCTGACCCTTTTGCTTATGAAAAGATGATAGAAAAAATTGAAAAGACTTCAAAAGAAGGAGACACCTTAGGTGGTATCGTTGAAATCCTGGCTAAAAATGTCCCCGCAGGTCTTGGTGAACCAGTTTTTGATAAGTTATCAGCTGAGCTTGCTAAGGCCATTTGTTCTGTAGGAGCAGTCAAGGGCTTTGAAATAGGAGCAGGCTTTAAGGTTGCAGAGATGAAAGGTTCCCTAAATAACGATCCAATCTCTTCACAGGGTTTTCTTAAAAATGATGCCGGAGGACTCTTAGGTGGAATTTCCTCCGGACAAGACCTCATTTTAAAAGTTGCGGTAAAACCTATTCCAAGTCACAGAAAAACACAGAGGACAATTAATCTTCTAAAAGAGGAAATAGAGATTCAGATTGGGGGAAGACATGATATATCTGCTATTCCAAGAATTGTTCCTGTGCTATCTGCTATGACGAGAATTGTCCTTGCAGATCACCTCCTGCGTCAACTTGCTGTCCTTGCTTTTAGAAAAAGGCTCCCCTTCCCTCATTTTTTTGATGCTTGA
- a CDS encoding UPF0280 family protein, protein MKPEESLKPSWVYSEIPYYRVKVSSSLFRFRVVYKQTDLFVLAEKDLTEETLRLVMEIRRPLEAYILKNPLFLKSLVPLPEDPLAPQIVKKMLLAGKVAGVGPMAGVAGAIAEEVGRALLERGLTGEVAVENGGDIFLSLKKEARVSLFAGDSPFSGKIALLIPQELQPCGLCTSSGKVGHSLSFGKADAITVVHKNTAIADALATAFGNMLKEGKDFKKVSAKAEKIDGLLGVFAILKDRFYALSQKIRIEPLS, encoded by the coding sequence ATGAAACCTGAGGAATCCCTTAAGCCTTCTTGGGTATATTCAGAAATTCCCTATTATCGAGTAAAGGTTAGTTCCTCACTTTTTAGGTTTCGGGTAGTTTATAAGCAGACAGATCTCTTTGTTCTTGCGGAGAAAGATCTTACTGAAGAGACTTTAAGGCTTGTTATGGAGATAAGAAGGCCTCTTGAGGCCTATATTTTGAAAAATCCCCTTTTTTTAAAAAGTTTGGTGCCTTTGCCTGAGGATCCCTTAGCTCCTCAGATTGTGAAAAAAATGCTTTTGGCAGGAAAAGTGGCTGGAGTTGGTCCTATGGCTGGAGTTGCAGGAGCCATTGCAGAGGAGGTTGGAAGAGCCCTTCTTGAAAGGGGGTTAACAGGGGAGGTAGCGGTTGAAAATGGAGGTGATATCTTTCTTTCCCTCAAAAAAGAAGCAAGAGTTTCCCTTTTTGCAGGAGATTCCCCCTTTTCAGGGAAAATTGCCCTTCTTATTCCCCAGGAACTTCAGCCCTGTGGATTATGCACAAGTTCTGGAAAGGTGGGACATAGTTTGAGTTTTGGTAAGGCAGATGCCATTACAGTGGTGCATAAAAACACAGCCATTGCCGATGCTTTAGCCACAGCTTTTGGAAATATGCTAAAAGAGGGCAAAGATTTCAAAAAGGTTTCAGCCAAAGCAGAAAAAATTGATGGCTTACTTGGTGTCTTTGCCATACTCAAAGACAGATTTTACGCCCTTTCCCAAAAAATTCGCATAGAACCCCTCTCTTAA
- the moeB gene encoding molybdopterin-synthase adenylyltransferase MoeB, which translates to MRKKELTKEEIYRYSRHLLIPEVGIRGQKRLKGAKVLIVGTGGLGSPVSLYLAAAGVGRIGLVDYDLVDESNLQRQIVHSTSTIGVPKVESAKERLLEINPYIEVETYNLLLNRENVMEIIKDYDLIVDGTDNFHTRYLLNDAAYFSGKPLIYGSIFRFDGQVTVFDGKKGPCYRCLYPVPPPPGTVPSCAEGGVFGVLPGVIGALQATEAIKLLLGIGEPLIGKLLLYDALRMEFHTLKIRKDPACPLCGENPSIHELIDYEDFCGREFKPELAEYDLSPKELEELLKRDSPITILDIRNPHEWEICSLPKSIFIPLDELPQRIGELDPTKEYVVICKEGKRSYQALELLLSAGFRVRHLKGGLNAYAKEVNPDFPVY; encoded by the coding sequence ATGAGAAAAAAGGAGCTGACCAAGGAGGAGATCTATCGCTATAGCAGGCATCTTCTTATACCTGAGGTGGGAATAAGAGGGCAGAAAAGACTTAAAGGGGCAAAAGTTCTCATTGTGGGAACTGGTGGGCTTGGCTCTCCTGTTTCTCTCTATCTTGCTGCAGCAGGAGTTGGAAGGATTGGTCTTGTAGATTACGATCTTGTGGATGAAAGTAACCTTCAACGCCAGATTGTTCATTCCACATCCACGATCGGAGTTCCAAAGGTTGAATCAGCAAAGGAAAGGCTCCTTGAGATAAACCCCTACATTGAAGTAGAGACTTATAATCTCCTTTTGAACAGGGAGAATGTGATGGAGATTATCAAAGATTATGATCTTATTGTGGATGGAACAGATAATTTTCACACCCGTTATTTACTTAATGATGCTGCTTATTTTTCAGGGAAGCCTCTTATATATGGAAGTATTTTTCGCTTTGACGGCCAGGTAACGGTTTTTGATGGTAAAAAAGGACCCTGTTATAGATGTCTCTATCCAGTTCCTCCACCACCAGGGACAGTTCCAAGCTGTGCAGAAGGAGGAGTTTTTGGAGTTCTTCCAGGAGTTATAGGAGCTCTACAGGCAACTGAGGCTATAAAGCTTCTTCTTGGAATTGGTGAACCACTAATTGGAAAGCTTCTTCTTTATGATGCTCTGAGGATGGAATTTCATACTTTAAAAATCAGAAAGGATCCAGCCTGTCCGCTCTGTGGTGAAAATCCAAGTATTCATGAACTTATTGATTACGAAGATTTCTGTGGAAGGGAATTTAAGCCAGAACTTGCCGAATATGATCTTTCTCCAAAAGAACTTGAAGAACTTTTAAAGAGGGACTCTCCAATAACTATTCTTGATATAAGAAATCCCCATGAATGGGAAATTTGTAGTCTTCCTAAAAGTATTTTTATTCCCCTTGATGAACTTCCTCAAAGGATAGGAGAGCTTGATCCCACCAAAGAATATGTAGTTATTTGTAAGGAAGGAAAGCGAAGCTATCAGGCTTTAGAATTGTTACTTTCTGCAGGGTTTAGAGTAAGACACCTTAAAGGTGGCCTTAATGCCTATGCAAAGGAGGTAAATCCAGATTTTCCTGTTTATTAA